ATATAGATATATATATTATATCAAATTAATAATTAATAACAACACAATTTTGTAAAATACTTCATATGGACTTTTCGTTCAATATATTATAAAATAAACATAAGAAACTTTAAGGGGATAGAAATGAAGAAAAAATATTTATCAATTATGGCAATTACAATTGCCTTTATTTTGTCTGGCTGTTTTTTCGCCCAAGACGATAAGTCGCCGGAACAAAACGAACCGGATAATCAGGTGTCGGTTGAGCCGAAAGAAGCGGAAGATCCTGAAGAGAAGCCTGAAAAATCAGAAGAAGACCCAATTGAAGAAATTGATTTATCGATACAGCCAAATGAGCTTGGAGAAATTATGATACTTATGTATCACGGAATAGGCGAGGAGGAAATGGACTGGCAGAGAACACCGGACAATTTTCGCAAAGATCTGCAGTACATGTATGACAACAAATATCAAATGATAAGTTTGAATGACTATGCAAAGGGGGAAATTAAAACGAAGGCAGGATATACGCCTATTATTTTGACATTTGATGACGGCAGGCAGAATAATTTTAATTATATAGAGAAAGATGGCGATGTGGTGATTGATTCTGACTGTGCCGTTGGAATTCTAGAAGAATTTAAAAATAAATATCCGGACTTTGACGTAACTGCAAGCTTTTTTTTGAATACGAATCCGTTCGGACAGTCTGAATATACAGAGCAAAAATTGAAATGGCTTGTTGATAACGGGTATGATGTAGGAAACCACACGTATAGCCATTTAGAAATGGAGACATTGGATAGTGAAGAGGACATTCAGGCGGAAATAGGTTCAGTAAACAATATTATAAAATCTTATTTGCCGGATTATGCTGTTGAAACATTGGCGCTTCCCCACGGAAGCAATCCAAAAGATGCGTATGCAGGAAGTGTGATGGAGGGCGAATATGAAGGAAGCAAGTATAAGACTATAGCTATATTGGATGTTGGTTGGAGACCGGCTTACTCTCCATTTGACACATTGACTGATTTTACAAGCCTCTACAGAGTTACTGCAAGTGAAATAAATGTGGATAATTGCGGGATGTACGACTACTTTAAATCATACGAAAATGGTAATAGAGAAAGATTTATTTCAGATGGAAATCCTGATGTGGTTACAATACCGAAAAGGCATGAAGAGTATCTGAACATGGAAATGGTAGGAGAAAAAACAGTTAATATTTATGAAGAGAATTGAAAAGAGATAAAACTCGAGCAGTCTGGAATAATTAACGATTCAGGCTGCTTTTATTTTTGTAAAATAATAATGGAATTACTTGTGAAACTATTTTATAATTGAGTAAAACAATAAAAAATAGAATAGTGGAGAAAACATGACAAATATAATTTTGAGAAAGAATATAAATGAAAAAATTTATCAAGAAATAAAAGGCCTAGAAAAACTTTGCTCCGCAAGAGATAATATTTCATTCAAGCTTGAATTGGAATATAAATTGAATAATTCCGGAACAGAAGACAGTGAAAATACCGATATAAACGAATTTCTATTTTATGATTATGATAATTTGGTGGGGTATGCTGGAATATGTGATTTCGGAGGAGATGCATTAGAAATTAGCGGTATGGTTCATCCTGATTTCAGGAAAAAAGGAATATTTTCAAAACTTTTTTCTTTAGTGTGCCACGAATGCAGGAATAGGAAAAATAATGAAATGTTGTTGCTGTGCGACAATAAATCTATCTCCGGAATGGGATTTATTGGGGGATTGGAAGCTGATTATGACCATTCAGAATATGATATGTTTTTGAGCAGGAATGTTCCTAAAGGAAAAATAGTGCAATCTTTAAGCTTAGGAAAAGCAGAAAACAAAGATATAAAAAAAATAGCTGAAATGGATTCTATTTTTTTTGGAGCTGAGAAGAATTTTGACTTTTACGAAAATGCAAATCAAATAGGCAGCACATTTATGGCGTTTTCGAGAAATAATATTGTAGGAAAGGTGCGCCTTGAATTGGATGAAGGAATAGGCGGAATTTACGGTTTAGGAGTACTGCCTGAATTCAGAAGGAAGGGCCTTGGAAGAGAAATTCTTTTGCTGTCTATTGACAAACTTAAGGCTGCCGGTGCACATGAAATAGTCCTTCAAGTTGAAACAAAAAATAAAAAAGCATTGAATCTCTATAAAAATTGCGGATTTGAAGAAAGTTGTATAATGTTGTATTATAGAATGAAAATAGTATAATGTTTGTGCATTTTAGAGAAAGATTTTTAGCAGGAGGTAAACATGAACAAAGAATTATATGAAATAATTAAGAAAAGCGATAATATAGTATTTTTTGGAGGAGCGGGAGTATCTACTGAAAGTGGAATACCTGATTTCAGAAGTGTGGACGGGCTGTACAACCAAAAGTATAAGTACCCTCCGGAAACTATGATATCTCACAGCTTCTTTAGAAGCAATACAGAAGAGTTTTATGATTTTTATAAGAATAAAATGCTATTTTTAGGCGCGAAACCAAACATGGCTCATATAAGACTTGCAGAGCTTGAAAAGCAAGGTAAATTAAAAGCGGTAATAACTCAAAATATTGACGGACTTCATCAGGCGGCAGGAAGTAAAAACGTGCTTGAACTTCACGGATCTGTTCACAGGAACTATTGCATGGATTGTGGTAAATTTTATGACGTACATGCGATTGCTGAAAGCGCAGGGATACCAAGATGCAGCTGTGGAGGGATTATTAAGCCAGACGTGGTATTGTATGAAGAAAGCTTGAATCAGGATGTTCTGGAAAAATCAGTGGAATACATAGAAGATGCAGATGTTTTAATAATTGCGGGAACGTCGCTTGTTGTATACCCGGCTGCCGGACTTATAAATTATTATAGAGGAAACAAACTGGTTTTAATAAACAAATCGCCCACATCAATGGATAGAAGGGCAAATTTACTGCTCAGCGAAAGTATAGGAAAGGTATTTGAATAGTTAAAAATAGATGAAAAAGAAAGTTATAATTGCGGCATGCTTTATTTTTCTTGTTATGGTCTATATTGTCATAAACAGGAGCAATAAAAAATATCTTACTGACGAAGAAATTAAATGGCTTAAAAGTCAAGATGCGATTATTTATGCAGCTAATGAAAGCGCACCGCCGCTTCGATTCGTAGATGAAATAGACAATCAGTACAAGGGTGTAGTGGTTGATTTTGTCAACCAGTTATCTTTGGAGCTCGGTATTGACATACAAACAGTCCCAATGCGATGGGATGAAGCACTTACTTCGTTAAAGGAAGGCAAAACACAAATATGTGATATGTTTATAAACGAGGAAAGAAGCGGTTACTATCTTTTTACTGATTCAATTTATGATTTAAGAACTGTGTTGCTGACTAGGTATGCAGAAAGTTTTGAGTTAAGGCAAATTAACAAAATGAGAATAGCAACTGAATCAGGAGACTACGCTAACAGCTATTTATCTGAAAATTATCCGGATGCGGAACTTGTATATACAAACAATGTTGAAGAAGGTGTGGAACTTTTTTTGGAAGGGCATGTAGATGCTGTAATAGGCGATGAACCAGTTATAGCATACTTGCTTGCTGAGAGGAAAAAGAACCTTAATGCTGAATATTCAAATATTATATTGTATCAGCAGGAGACTGTTTTGGGTGTTACGAAAAATAAGCCTGAGCTGGTTGCTATACTTAATAAAGCAATAGCTCAGGTTAAAAATAAAGGCCAGTTGGAAAAAATTCAGCAGAAATGGTTCGGTATATCCACACCTCTGATGAGTGAGGAAAATACGGCTGAAATAATAAGGAAAATTGCAATTGTATCTGTATTAGCAGGTGGTATATTTATCATCATAATAATAAGCAACGTATCGCTGCAAAAACAGGTAAAAAAAAGAACAAAGGAATTGGAAAACAGTAAAAACGAGCTTCAGACTATATTTGACGGGATTCTTTATTTTATGCTGGTGGTAGATAAGGAAAAGAAAGTTTTAAAAATTAATAAAAGTTTTTCTGATTATTATAAAATTTCAGTGGATGGTAAACCCGGTTCTGGCTGCAATAGTTATATAGGAAAATTTTGCAACGATTGCAGCAATTGTATAATTGATGAAGTATATGCCCATAATAGAGAAATAATTAAAGAAGGTATGGTTTTAAATGAAATTTATGAAATATGCGGTCAGCCGTTAAAAGATGAAAACAAAACAGTCCTTATTACTATTACAAATATTACAATGGATAAAATAAACCGCAACAAAGTGCTTCAAACTAACAAAATGATTGCGGTTGGACAACTTGCTGCCGGTATGGCTCATGAAATTAGAAATCCTTTGGGAATTATAAGAACTCAAAGTTATTTAATAAGGCTAAATGATAAGGTAGACGGCTCAATTAGAAAATCTTTGGACTTTATAGATTCCGCTGTGAGCAGATCGGGAAAGATAATTGAAAATATATTAAGCTTTTCAAGGCTTTCAAGCAAGGAAATAAAATCTGTCGACATTAACCAAATGGTTCAAAGGTTAGTTGAAATGCATAACGATGCAATGGTTAAAAAAAATATAAAAGTTAGTGTTCAAAGCAACATTGAGAAAGAATTGACTTTAAATTTAGAAAGCTTTGAGCACATTATTTTAAATCTCCTTTCTAATTCTATTGATTCAATAGAGAATGGAGGTCAAATAAGTATAAGCACAATTGTTGAAAATAATATATTTATTTTTACTTGTAAGGATAATGGGAGCGGAATAGCTGAAAGTGACTTGAATAACATTTATAATCCGTTTTTTACAACAAAAGAGCTTGGGAAAGGTACAGGTCTTGGATTATTTATTGTTTATTCTGAGGTGGAAAAATTAAACGGTAAAATTGAAGTGGAAAGTAAATTAGGGGAAGGAACCGTATTTACAATAAACATACCGTTAGAAAGGAAGTCTGATAATGGCAGGTTTGTTTAAAATACTAATTGTTGATGATGATGAGGCTTACAGAGAAACTTACAAAATGCTTCTTACAAAGAAGGGTTACAGCATAGAGGCTGTATCAACTGCTGACGAAGCGTACAGCCTTATTGAAAAAGAATATTTTCCACTTATTATAAGTGACATAATGATGCCCGGAACAAATGGTGTGGAATTTTTAAGTGAATTGAAAAAAAAGTATGATAATATTGAAGTAATTATGGTGACAGGGTACGGAAGTGTGGAAACAGCTGTTCAATCAATGAAAATTGGTGCGTTTGGGTATTTTATCAAGAGCCACAATCCAGAAGAATTAATACTTGAAATTGAAAAAGTCCACAAAATATTTAAGTTGCAAAATATAAACGAAATTAATAAATCAAATAACAAGAGCAAGTATGTCTACACAAGCAGCAATAAGGAAATGCAGAACGTATATAAACTAGTGGAAAGAGTTGCAAAAAGTAATTCAAATGTTTTAATTACCGGAGAATCGGGTGTAGGCAAGGAAATAATAGCACATATGATTCATGACATGAGCAATAGGTCAAACATGCCGTTTATCCCGATTAATTGTCAGTACTACTCTTCAGGATTAATAGAATCAGAGCTGTTCGGACATGAAAAAGGTGCTTTTACTGGTGCGGCTGCAAAGAGAATCGGTCATCTAGAGGAGGCCGACGGAGGTACAATATTTCTTGATGAAATTGGTGACATTGAAGAGGGAACTCAGGTTAAGCTCCTAAGAGTATTAGAAACGAAACAGATTGAAAGAATCGGTTCAAACTGTCCCATAAATGTTGACTTCAGGTTAGTATCGGCCACAAATAAAAATTTGGAAAAGGCAGTTGAAGAAGAAAGGTTTCGTGAAGATTTATTTTTTAGAGTAAATACAATTGAAATAAGAATTCCACCGCTCAGAGAACGTAAAGAAGACATACCTGACTTAATATATTTTTTTATAAATAGGTATAATAGAGAGATGGGAAAAGGCATTAAAGATATAGATGAGGATACAAAGAAACAGCTGCTGAACTACCGTTATCCCGGAAATATCCGTGAACTAAAAAATATTATAGAAAGATTAGTTGTATTGTCATCAGGAAGTATTCTAAAAGGAGATATTTATGACAACAAAAAGTTAGAGATAACTGATGGATATGATGATAGTGAAAAAATTCAGACGTATAAGGAAGCAAAGAGAAACTTTGAAATAGGATATATAACTAAAGTGCTGAAGCAATGTGATAATAATATTACTCACGCAGCTAAAAAAATGAATTTAAGCAGAAGACAGTTGTTTAACAAAATAAGTGAATATGATTTAAAGGAAGTATCAGATTATCCAAGATAGGAAAAATACTGCTAGGAAGAAAATTGCCATGTGCAAATTAGTTCCTAGCTTTTTTTCTGTTTTTGGTATAAAACTAAACTATTTCTCTATTAAAACTATTGGCATGGTTATTGCTTTAAGATATCTATGTTCAATATATTATAAAATGGAGGTTATTATGGAATCAAAAAAGAAGTTGGAATTTTACGGAGGCGAATGGATTTCTTTCGTTCCGTTTATGGTTTTTCTGGCATTAATTATTACTACTACGTTCCATTTCGGATCAATATCTGATGGTGCGTTATGGATACCTGCTTTTATGGCAATTGTTGTGGGTTTCTTTTTTGCAAAAAATAAAAAGGAATATTCTAATGCAATCA
Above is a window of Sedimentibacter sp. MB35-C1 DNA encoding:
- a CDS encoding polysaccharide deacetylase family protein; its protein translation is MKKKYLSIMAITIAFILSGCFFAQDDKSPEQNEPDNQVSVEPKEAEDPEEKPEKSEEDPIEEIDLSIQPNELGEIMILMYHGIGEEEMDWQRTPDNFRKDLQYMYDNKYQMISLNDYAKGEIKTKAGYTPIILTFDDGRQNNFNYIEKDGDVVIDSDCAVGILEEFKNKYPDFDVTASFFLNTNPFGQSEYTEQKLKWLVDNGYDVGNHTYSHLEMETLDSEEDIQAEIGSVNNIIKSYLPDYAVETLALPHGSNPKDAYAGSVMEGEYEGSKYKTIAILDVGWRPAYSPFDTLTDFTSLYRVTASEINVDNCGMYDYFKSYENGNRERFISDGNPDVVTIPKRHEEYLNMEMVGEKTVNIYEEN
- a CDS encoding GNAT family N-acetyltransferase, which codes for MTNIILRKNINEKIYQEIKGLEKLCSARDNISFKLELEYKLNNSGTEDSENTDINEFLFYDYDNLVGYAGICDFGGDALEISGMVHPDFRKKGIFSKLFSLVCHECRNRKNNEMLLLCDNKSISGMGFIGGLEADYDHSEYDMFLSRNVPKGKIVQSLSLGKAENKDIKKIAEMDSIFFGAEKNFDFYENANQIGSTFMAFSRNNIVGKVRLELDEGIGGIYGLGVLPEFRRKGLGREILLLSIDKLKAAGAHEIVLQVETKNKKALNLYKNCGFEESCIMLYYRMKIV
- a CDS encoding NAD-dependent protein deacylase — protein: MNKELYEIIKKSDNIVFFGGAGVSTESGIPDFRSVDGLYNQKYKYPPETMISHSFFRSNTEEFYDFYKNKMLFLGAKPNMAHIRLAELEKQGKLKAVITQNIDGLHQAAGSKNVLELHGSVHRNYCMDCGKFYDVHAIAESAGIPRCSCGGIIKPDVVLYEESLNQDVLEKSVEYIEDADVLIIAGTSLVVYPAAGLINYYRGNKLVLINKSPTSMDRRANLLLSESIGKVFE
- a CDS encoding transporter substrate-binding domain-containing protein; protein product: MKKKVIIAACFIFLVMVYIVINRSNKKYLTDEEIKWLKSQDAIIYAANESAPPLRFVDEIDNQYKGVVVDFVNQLSLELGIDIQTVPMRWDEALTSLKEGKTQICDMFINEERSGYYLFTDSIYDLRTVLLTRYAESFELRQINKMRIATESGDYANSYLSENYPDAELVYTNNVEEGVELFLEGHVDAVIGDEPVIAYLLAERKKNLNAEYSNIILYQQETVLGVTKNKPELVAILNKAIAQVKNKGQLEKIQQKWFGISTPLMSEENTAEIIRKIAIVSVLAGGIFIIIIISNVSLQKQVKKRTKELENSKNELQTIFDGILYFMLVVDKEKKVLKINKSFSDYYKISVDGKPGSGCNSYIGKFCNDCSNCIIDEVYAHNREIIKEGMVLNEIYEICGQPLKDENKTVLITITNITMDKINRNKVLQTNKMIAVGQLAAGMAHEIRNPLGIIRTQSYLIRLNDKVDGSIRKSLDFIDSAVSRSGKIIENILSFSRLSSKEIKSVDINQMVQRLVEMHNDAMVKKNIKVSVQSNIEKELTLNLESFEHIILNLLSNSIDSIENGGQISISTIVENNIFIFTCKDNGSGIAESDLNNIYNPFFTTKELGKGTGLGLFIVYSEVEKLNGKIEVESKLGEGTVFTINIPLERKSDNGRFV
- a CDS encoding sigma-54 dependent transcriptional regulator — protein: MAGLFKILIVDDDEAYRETYKMLLTKKGYSIEAVSTADEAYSLIEKEYFPLIISDIMMPGTNGVEFLSELKKKYDNIEVIMVTGYGSVETAVQSMKIGAFGYFIKSHNPEELILEIEKVHKIFKLQNINEINKSNNKSKYVYTSSNKEMQNVYKLVERVAKSNSNVLITGESGVGKEIIAHMIHDMSNRSNMPFIPINCQYYSSGLIESELFGHEKGAFTGAAAKRIGHLEEADGGTIFLDEIGDIEEGTQVKLLRVLETKQIERIGSNCPINVDFRLVSATNKNLEKAVEEERFREDLFFRVNTIEIRIPPLRERKEDIPDLIYFFINRYNREMGKGIKDIDEDTKKQLLNYRYPGNIRELKNIIERLVVLSSGSILKGDIYDNKKLEITDGYDDSEKIQTYKEAKRNFEIGYITKVLKQCDNNITHAAKKMNLSRRQLFNKISEYDLKEVSDYPR